One Papaver somniferum cultivar HN1 chromosome 10, ASM357369v1, whole genome shotgun sequence genomic window carries:
- the LOC113315539 gene encoding kinesin-like protein KIN-10A — MAPTPSSKPYQTPSRTPQSKNRFHSVRPIHPSLNPNSKESEHPVEVVGRIRDYPDQKEKPISGLHVSSDHSNIRVRTEIGYRDFTLDGVSVSEEEDLDGFYKKFVESRISGVKTGAKCTIMTYGPTGSGKSHTMFGCAKQPGIVYRALKDILGGEGDEESETDRIGIRSFVQVSVLEIYNEEIYDLLSNNTGGGTFGMNWHKGNSSKVRLEVMGKKAKNATFISGNEAGKISREVAKVEKRRIVKSTNCNDRSSRSHCMIILDVPLVGGRLMLVDMAGSENIEQAGQVGFEAKMQTAKINQGNIALKRVVESIANGDSHVPFRDSKLTMLLQDSFEDDKSKILMILCASPDPKEMHKTMATLEYGAKAKCIVRGGHTPTKLDAEDSSSQVILGSRIAAMDDFINKLQMENKRREKERNDAHNLLMKKEEEVASLRTKLDQMQGKTPVISEEEINLKVKERTQSLKLELEKKLQECQKMANDFVEMGRRRMEEKILQQQEEVEMLRRRLDEIESELSRSKVKNGNINGTPETESSFAKRLMEIYADGEQGMEKSMDLDMGNKQPIVIHEIKEVDTCPRQTESFTLPSPLKWTSAEEEEDSFIPSQFPEKVCLSTVFEEEEGESGENTEEEEVEKEVVEEKAVQFSGEIDDSNLGVNLDISSMFVTPKINNSDHGVDESANPKDAASARKTRIQNIFMLCGNHRELTHHVKMPTPPSKKKAETDENNASPFALSEEHISKSLMKEVSTYETVPKPKSELCKILSDLTQDITKTSNSETLAGQKAIKSQQKDDFKENDKPEEQNKDGVDVFVKWEASTDYPGKFITKLRVAKDSSLADLRKLIVKHLDEDQENHGFTFLMLGDHSGAPVVREKETTVQATKLPVCNNLSGHLACLRVKPLQRPTHLPFASLENTMLNTSSSPSPFVLKHAENFSPKVLGENLNPAPYVVTGLHR, encoded by the exons ATGGCGCCAACACCATCTTCTAAACCCTATCAAACACCATCAAGAACACCCCAATCGAAAAATCGATTCCACTCAGTAAGACCGATCCACCCCTCTCTAAACCCTAACTCTAAAGAATCAGAACATCCAGTTGAAGTAGTAGGAAGAATCCGTGATTACCCAGATCAAAAGGAAAAACCCATCTCAGGATTACACGTTTCTTCAGATCACAGCAACATCCGTGTGAGGACTGAAATTGGGTACAGAGATTTCACTCTTGATGGTGTTTCagtttcagaagaagaagatcttGATGGGTTTTACAAGAAATTTGTTGAATCAAGGATTAGTGGTGTAAAAACAGGTGCTAAATGTACTATAATGACTTATGGACCAACTGGTTCAGGTAAGAGTCATACTATGTTTGGCTGTGCTAAACAACCAGGGATTGTTTATAGAGCTTTGAAGGATATTCTTGGAGGGGAAGGTGATGAAGAAAGTGAAACTGATAGGATTGGTATAAGATCTTTTGTTCAAGTTTCTGTTTTGGAGATTTATAATGAAGAAATTTATGATCTTTTGTCGAATAATACTGGCGGTGGAACATTCGGTATGAATTGGCACAAAGGGAATTCTTCTAAG GTTAGACTAGAGGTGATGGGCAAAAAGGCGAAAAATGCGACATTCATATCTGGGAATGAAGCTGGGAAAATATCTAGGGAGGTAGCCAAAGTGGAGAAACGAAGGATTGTAAAAAGTACCAATTGTAATGATAGGAGTTCCAGAAGTCATTGCATG ATAATCTTGGATGTCCCACTGGTAGGTGGAAGACTAATGCTTGTTGATATGGCAGGTTCTGAAAACATCGAGCAAGCTGGCCAAGTCGGTTTCGAAGCTAAAATGCAG ACAGCAAAGATCAACCAGGGGAATATAGCTTTAAAGAGAGTTGTTGAGTCTATTGCGAATGGGGATTCTCACGTTCCTTTCAGAGACAGCAAATTAACCATGCTTTTGCAG gattcttttgaGGATGATAAATCGAAAATCTTAATGATATTGTGTGCGAGTCCTGATCCTAAGGAGATGCACAAAACCATGGCAACTCTTGAATATGGGGCAAAGGCAAAATGCATAGTGAGGGGTGGTCATACACCGACCAAACTTGATGCTGAAGACTCTTCATCTCAAGTAATTTTAGGATCAAGGATTGCTGCCATGGATGATTTTATAAATAAACTTCAAATGGAGAACAAGCGGAGGGAGAAGGAGCGGAATGATGCTCACAACTTActcatgaagaaagaagaagaagtggcttCCTTGAGAACGAAGCTTGACCAAATGCAAGGTAAAACACCAGTTATAAGTGAAGAGGAGATCAATTTGAAGGTCAAGGAGAGAACCCAAAGTCTGAAACTTGAATTGGAGAAGAAACTGCAGGAGTGCCAGAAAATGGCTAATGATTTTGTTGAAATGGGAAGGAGAAGAATGGAGGAGAAAATCTTGCAACAACAAGAGGAAGTTGAGATGCTGCGACGAAGGTTAGATGAAATTGAATCTGAATTGAGCCGTTCAAAAGTCAAGAATGGTAACATAAATGGTACACCTGAAACAGAAAGCAGCTTTGCAAAAAGGCTTATGGAAATTTATGCTGATGGGGAACAAGGAATGGAGAAGTCGATGGACTTGGATATGGGGAACAAGCAACCAATAGTAATTCATGAAATTAAAGAGGTAGATACATGTCCTCGGCAAACTGAGAGCTTCACGCTTCCGAGCCCTTTAAAATGGACGAGtgcagaagaggaggaagacagtTTCATACCTTCACAGTTCCCCGAGAAAGTGTGTTTGAGTACCGTATTTGAGGAGGAAGAAGGAGAAAGTGGAGAAAATACAGAAGAGGAGGAAGTAGAGAAAGAAGTAGTGGAGGAAAAGGCAGTGCAATTCAGTGGGGAGATTGACGATTCTAATCTAGGGGTCAATCTGGATATCAGTTCCATGTTTGTGACTCCGAAGATTAATAATAGTGATCATGGTGTAGACGAATCTGCTAATCCAAAGGATGCAGCATCAGCAAGAAAAACCAGAATTCAGAATATTTTCATGCTTTGCGGAAATCACAGAGAGCTCACGCACCATGTTAAAATGCCAACACCTCCTTCCAAGAAAAAAGCTGAAACTGATGAAAACAATGCATCTCCTTTCGCGCTAAGTGAGGAGCATATTTCAAAAAGTCTCATGAAGGAAGTCTCAACTTATGAAACTGTTCCTAAACCAAAGTCTGAACTTTGTAAAATCCTATCTGATTTAACACAGGACATCACAAAGACCTCGAACTCCGAAACCTTGGCAGGGCAAAAAGCAATCAAAAGCCAACAGAAAGACGACTTTAAAGAGAACGATAAGCCAGAAGAACAGAACAAAGATGGTGTAGATGTTTTTGTGAAATGGGAGGCTTCAACAGACTACCCAGGGAAGTTCATTACGAAGTTAAGAGTAGCGAAGGATTCTAGCCTTGCTGATTTGAGAAAGCTAATTGTTAAACATCTTGACGAGGATCAGGAAAACCATGGATTCACCTTTCTTATGCTTGGG GATCATAGTGGAGCACCAGTTGTGAGAGAGAAAGAAACGACAGTTCAAGCCACTAAACTCCCTGTCTGCAACAACCTAAGCGGGCATCTCGCTTGCTTACGTGTAAAACCACTCCAACGACCAACCCATCTTCCATTTGCGTCGTTGGAGAACACAATGCTGAACACTTCAAGTTCTCCATCACCTTTCGTGTTGAAGCATGCAGAAAATTTCTCCCCTAAGGTTTTAGGTGAAAACTTGAACCCTGCTCCTTATGTTGTTACTGGTCTTCATAGATAG